One stretch of Balneola sp. MJW-20 DNA includes these proteins:
- a CDS encoding outer membrane protein assembly factor BamD, with amino-acid sequence MITKQMTKSLGILFAFTILLSACNKNKFIRPGDTAEVAYNKAMKLFEDEDYVDAADAFDTVTRVARGSEYAENAQYYLAESYYRSEQFLLAASEFDRFVSYYPQSTQRQEVEYKAALCFFNISPRYRLDQTETRQAIERFQLYINRYPNSEYVPDAADKIDRLREKLARKDFEAGEFYYRTNRYEAATIYYTLTIDQYPETVWAERALIRQINAFIDYADNSVEERQVERYSKAIETYEKFIQLFPTSEYRAEAELLRDQAEKRLLELGGNSGIVQSDQG; translated from the coding sequence ATGATTACAAAACAAATGACTAAGAGTCTGGGAATCCTGTTTGCTTTTACGATCCTGTTATCAGCATGTAATAAAAATAAATTCATTCGCCCTGGTGATACAGCCGAAGTTGCTTATAACAAAGCAATGAAATTATTTGAGGACGAAGATTATGTTGATGCAGCAGATGCATTTGATACTGTTACCAGGGTTGCCCGAGGGTCCGAATATGCTGAAAATGCCCAGTATTATCTTGCAGAAAGTTACTACAGGTCTGAACAATTTCTTCTAGCTGCTTCAGAATTTGACCGTTTTGTAAGTTACTACCCCCAAAGTACTCAAAGACAAGAAGTAGAGTATAAAGCGGCACTTTGTTTCTTTAATATCAGTCCTCGATACAGACTGGATCAGACCGAGACCAGGCAGGCCATTGAGCGGTTCCAGTTGTACATAAACAGATATCCTAATTCCGAGTATGTACCCGACGCTGCTGATAAGATTGACCGTTTAAGAGAAAAACTGGCCAGAAAGGATTTTGAAGCCGGAGAGTTTTATTATCGTACCAACCGATACGAAGCCGCTACCATATATTATACCCTAACGATTGATCAATATCCGGAAACAGTATGGGCTGAAAGAGCTCTCATTCGACAGATCAATGCGTTCATAGATTACGCTGATAATAGTGTCGAAGAAAGACAGGTAGAACGCTATTCTAAGGCTATTGAGACCTACGAAAAATTCATACAACTTTTCCCTACCAGCGAATACAGAGCAGAAGCTGAATTGCTGAGAGATCAGGCTGAAAAGAGACTCCTTGAATTAGGCGGGAACTCAGGGATCGTACAATCTGATCAGGGTTAA
- the nadD gene encoding nicotinate (nicotinamide) nucleotide adenylyltransferase translates to MSSGPIGIFGGTFDPVHKGHESIAASFLGSGQIDELWVMLTPLPPHKLESEHVAYDHRLKMLKLVFGNQDRIRISTIEKTLPKPSYTYQTIRELKKRFPDNRYLFCMGEDSLEKFHTWKFYERILEECKLLVAQRPGADHHLVKPEIISKTIFVDHEPLDISSTEVKNKLKQGSDCRDQLNPDVLNYIENEGLYT, encoded by the coding sequence ATGAGTTCTGGACCGATAGGTATATTCGGCGGTACATTCGACCCTGTACATAAAGGACATGAATCTATAGCGGCTTCATTTCTAGGATCCGGGCAAATTGATGAACTATGGGTTATGCTTACCCCATTGCCCCCGCATAAACTGGAAAGTGAGCACGTAGCCTATGATCACAGACTTAAAATGCTGAAACTGGTATTCGGCAATCAGGACCGGATTAGGATATCAACCATCGAAAAAACGCTCCCCAAACCCTCTTATACCTATCAGACCATCCGAGAATTAAAAAAGAGATTTCCGGATAACAGATACCTGTTTTGCATGGGTGAAGACAGTCTGGAGAAGTTTCATACATGGAAATTCTACGAGAGGATACTGGAAGAATGTAAGTTACTGGTTGCACAGCGACCAGGGGCAGATCATCACCTGGTGAAACCAGAGATCATCAGTAAAACTATTTTTGTGGATCATGAGCCCTTGGATATATCATCCACTGAAGTCAAGAACAAACTGAAGCAAGGTAGCGACTGTAGGGATCAGTTAAACCCGGATGTACTCAATTATATTGAAAATGAAGGTTTATATACCTAA
- a CDS encoding LD-carboxypeptidase, giving the protein MAILNTCDQKIGDHPKYELLKPNSIDFTSNLGLVAPASPIYLKSDFDKMITNLNDLGFTLKRGKYVEEKNGYLAGSDEQRAEDLMNMFRDKEIDAIMCIRGGWGSNRILSMIDYDLIRSNPKPLIGFSDITSLHMAIYKKSSMVTYHGPVGKSVWTPYSINSFESTLIKGDKTRYSVIDDQKYTIQAGEASGVLLGGNLSVLCSLIGSEYLPDFSGAILFVEDIGESVYRIDRMLMQLKMAGILNAISGFIFGKCTECDAGPNSLKLNEVLEHYIKPLQIPAFYGAMISHEDDNATIPVGIEAVMNSSDCTISLTEAAVA; this is encoded by the coding sequence ATGGCTATTTTAAATACCTGCGATCAGAAAATAGGTGATCATCCGAAGTATGAACTACTGAAACCCAACAGTATCGATTTTACATCGAATCTGGGACTTGTGGCACCTGCAAGCCCAATCTACCTTAAAAGTGACTTTGATAAGATGATCACGAATCTGAATGATCTTGGATTTACACTCAAAAGGGGAAAATATGTAGAGGAAAAAAACGGATACCTGGCTGGCTCTGATGAGCAAAGAGCAGAAGATCTGATGAATATGTTTCGCGATAAAGAAATAGACGCGATCATGTGTATCAGGGGGGGCTGGGGTTCAAACCGGATTCTCTCAATGATCGATTATGATCTGATCCGGTCTAACCCAAAACCATTGATTGGGTTCAGCGATATTACTTCCCTGCATATGGCTATTTATAAAAAGTCTTCTATGGTCACGTACCACGGGCCCGTTGGTAAATCTGTGTGGACTCCGTATTCCATAAACTCATTTGAGTCTACTTTGATCAAAGGGGACAAGACCCGCTATTCTGTTATCGATGATCAGAAATATACTATACAGGCTGGAGAGGCCTCTGGGGTACTTCTGGGAGGGAACCTGAGTGTTCTTTGTTCATTAATAGGTTCTGAATATTTGCCGGATTTCTCAGGTGCCATTTTGTTTGTTGAGGATATTGGTGAAAGCGTATATCGAATCGACCGCATGCTTATGCAACTAAAGATGGCCGGAATCCTGAACGCCATTTCAGGATTTATTTTCGGGAAATGTACTGAATGTGATGCGGGACCTAATAGCCTGAAGTTAAATGAAGTACTAGAGCATTATATAAAGCCACTGCAAATTCCTGCCTTTTATGGAGCAATGATTAGTCATGAAGACGACAATGCTACTATTCCGGTTGGTATAGAAGCCGTTATGAATTCTTCTGATTGTACGATTTCACTGACAGAGGCGGCAGTAGCATAA
- a CDS encoding alanine racemase — MKTLSPTPFLKIDIEKTRQHIKTMSEKARSNALEFRPHFKTHQSLMIGSIFREYGTKGITVSSTNMAEYFMRAGWNDVTIAFPANILEINRYNKLSEDADLRLLVQSKRVCDLLSEGLNTTIGVYIELDPDYGRSGLSYTDIKSIRELADHIKKSNLLHFIGFYCHAGNSYKCNSRNEISELGKNILSGLEKIRSLFPDADICYGDTPTCSVLESFGPVSQLSPGNFVFYDLMQSAIGSCSEEDISVSLCCPVVEKKAERKQLIIHGGAVHLSKEFLSDSSGKHFGYVKGNKSSRLVSISQEHGIVECSEEFFNEIKIGDHIEILPVHSCLTADLMGSYSDLTGKYYDHLRSHYPG, encoded by the coding sequence ATGAAAACCTTATCCCCTACTCCTTTTTTGAAAATTGATATAGAAAAGACCAGGCAACATATAAAAACCATGTCTGAAAAAGCCCGGTCCAATGCACTTGAATTCCGGCCTCACTTCAAGACACATCAGTCTTTGATGATTGGCAGTATTTTCAGGGAATACGGAACAAAGGGAATCACCGTCTCTTCCACAAATATGGCGGAATACTTTATGAGAGCAGGCTGGAATGATGTTACTATTGCTTTTCCCGCAAATATACTGGAGATAAACCGTTACAATAAGCTATCTGAGGATGCCGACCTCAGGCTTTTAGTACAGTCTAAAAGAGTTTGTGATCTGTTGTCAGAGGGATTAAATACAACTATCGGTGTATATATAGAACTTGATCCGGATTATGGTAGAAGTGGGTTGTCATATACCGATATAAAAAGCATCAGGGAACTGGCTGATCATATAAAAAAGTCAAATTTGCTTCATTTTATAGGGTTCTATTGTCATGCAGGTAATAGTTATAAATGCAATAGCCGCAATGAAATAAGCGAATTAGGTAAAAACATTTTATCAGGTTTGGAGAAGATCCGTTCACTTTTCCCGGATGCAGATATATGTTACGGAGATACTCCTACCTGTTCTGTACTGGAATCTTTTGGTCCGGTTAGCCAGTTGAGCCCAGGTAACTTTGTATTTTATGATCTCATGCAATCAGCCATCGGTTCCTGTTCTGAAGAGGATATTTCCGTCAGTTTATGCTGCCCGGTAGTTGAAAAGAAAGCCGAAAGAAAGCAACTGATCATACATGGCGGAGCGGTCCATTTATCTAAAGAATTTTTATCAGATTCATCCGGAAAGCATTTTGGGTATGTTAAAGGAAACAAGTCTTCCAGATTAGTCTCAATATCCCAGGAGCATGGTATCGTCGAATGTAGTGAAGAGTTCTTCAATGAGATTAAAATTGGGGATCATATAGAGATACTGCCCGTTCATTCCTGTTTAACTGCAGATCTTATGGGATCCTATTCTGATCTCACGGGAAAATATTATGATCATCTGAGATCGCATTATCCAGGTTAG
- a CDS encoding 5'-nucleotidase, lipoprotein e(P4) family, with product MSSGSGFSESLQSKLFMIVAMLLFTACSSKSLVDHPTTRSALWVQNASEYDAQCIQVYSVATQKLNDILSEQIKKDSLISQKPYAIIVDVDETVLDNSPFQARMILKGSNYNNEDWNEWVNEAQAEAIAGAVDFLTFAASNDIQIFYITNRDADTEEATFSNLSALGFPLNEDIDVLLTKYEREDWNSSKINRRAMVKQNYEVIMMFGDDLNDFYDAKNVSSSARDQIVINNRDKWGNSWFILPNPIYGSWEQSIFEFQNTLTETERNKIILNSLNPKN from the coding sequence ATGTCCTCTGGAAGTGGATTTTCCGAATCATTACAAAGCAAGTTATTCATGATTGTCGCCATGCTGCTGTTTACAGCCTGCTCATCGAAAAGCCTGGTGGATCACCCCACAACGCGGTCTGCCTTATGGGTGCAGAATGCTTCAGAGTATGACGCTCAGTGCATTCAGGTTTACTCTGTGGCAACACAAAAGTTAAATGATATACTATCAGAACAAATTAAAAAAGACAGCTTAATCAGCCAGAAGCCTTATGCCATTATTGTAGACGTTGACGAAACTGTGCTTGATAATAGTCCTTTTCAGGCACGTATGATACTCAAAGGAAGTAACTACAACAATGAGGACTGGAATGAATGGGTTAATGAAGCACAGGCAGAGGCTATTGCAGGTGCTGTTGATTTCCTGACTTTCGCAGCCTCTAATGATATTCAGATCTTCTATATCACAAATAGAGATGCTGACACAGAAGAAGCCACCTTCAGCAACTTATCTGCATTAGGATTCCCCCTGAACGAGGATATTGACGTTTTACTCACCAAATATGAACGTGAAGACTGGAACTCATCGAAAATAAACCGAAGAGCAATGGTAAAACAAAACTATGAGGTCATCATGATGTTTGGTGATGATCTGAATGACTTTTATGATGCCAAAAATGTCAGTAGTTCTGCACGCGATCAGATCGTAATTAACAATCGGGATAAATGGGGTAATAGCTGGTTCATTCTGCCGAATCCTATATATGGTTCCTGGGAACAATCAATATTTGAATTTCAAAATACCCTAACTGAAACAGAAAGGAATAAAATTATCCTAAACAGCCTCAATCCAAAAAATTAA
- a CDS encoding ATP-dependent zinc protease, which yields MQKIIGRTELVELPNWNFKGIEAKVDTGAYTSSLHCHHIEEVQVEGERYVQFYLLDPDHPAYNDQIIKEPVHDQREVKSSNGTIQLRYFVKTKISFFGEDFDIELSLTDRSEMKYPLLLGRKFLKRMKFLVDVNRKNLSQVKNKEE from the coding sequence TTGCAGAAGATAATAGGACGAACGGAACTTGTCGAATTACCCAATTGGAATTTTAAGGGTATAGAAGCAAAAGTAGATACAGGAGCTTATACATCCAGTTTACATTGCCACCACATTGAAGAAGTTCAGGTAGAAGGTGAAAGATATGTTCAGTTCTATTTACTGGACCCGGATCACCCGGCTTATAATGATCAGATAATCAAAGAACCGGTACATGATCAACGAGAGGTAAAAAGCTCGAATGGCACCATTCAACTAAGGTACTTTGTTAAAACAAAAATATCCTTTTTCGGAGAGGACTTCGATATTGAATTGTCACTGACCGACCGTTCCGAAATGAAATATCCGTTATTGCTAGGCCGTAAATTTCTGAAAAGAATGAAATTTCTGGTCGACGTAAACAGGAAAAACCTATCACAAGTAAAGAATAAGGAAGAATAA
- the rimK gene encoding 30S ribosomal protein S6--L-glutamate ligase, whose translation MQIGILSRNPKLYSTRRLVEAAEKKGYDIEVIDHLKCDIVIEQDNPTIYYQGRKLDYFDAIIPRIGASVTFYGAAVVRQFEMMDVVSAVHSQALVRSRDKLRSLQILASAGVGLPKTVFTNYSREVKKLIESVGGSPLIVKLLEGTQGYGVVLAPTKKAAESMIEAFHSMKARVIVQEFIEESKGADIRAFVVDGKVVGAMKRQGKEGEFRSNLHQGGSGSLIKLSKQERAVALTAAKAMGLPIAGVDMLQSSRGPLILEVNSSPGLEGIENTTGKDIASSVINYVAKTVDERKKSPSKRRKVKRNA comes from the coding sequence ATGCAGATTGGCATATTGTCGCGTAACCCAAAGCTATATTCAACAAGAAGACTCGTAGAAGCTGCCGAGAAAAAAGGCTATGATATTGAGGTCATTGACCATTTGAAATGCGACATTGTTATTGAACAGGATAATCCAACCATTTATTACCAGGGCCGGAAACTCGATTATTTCGATGCTATTATACCAAGGATCGGTGCCTCAGTAACTTTTTATGGAGCTGCTGTAGTACGTCAATTTGAAATGATGGATGTTGTAAGTGCAGTACATTCCCAGGCATTGGTAAGGTCCAGAGATAAGCTCCGGTCTTTACAAATACTGGCCAGTGCAGGCGTTGGACTTCCAAAGACCGTTTTTACTAATTATTCAAGAGAGGTTAAGAAGCTCATCGAATCGGTAGGAGGATCCCCGCTGATCGTTAAGTTGCTGGAGGGAACGCAAGGATACGGAGTAGTACTGGCACCCACTAAAAAAGCCGCAGAATCTATGATAGAAGCTTTTCACAGCATGAAGGCAAGGGTAATCGTGCAGGAATTCATAGAGGAATCCAAAGGTGCTGATATCAGAGCTTTCGTTGTGGATGGTAAAGTGGTAGGAGCAATGAAAAGGCAAGGAAAAGAAGGTGAGTTCAGATCAAATCTTCATCAGGGCGGTTCAGGTAGCCTTATTAAATTATCAAAACAGGAAAGAGCTGTTGCATTAACTGCTGCAAAAGCAATGGGTTTACCTATTGCCGGAGTTGACATGCTGCAATCATCAAGAGGACCTCTCATTCTGGAAGTTAACTCTTCACCGGGACTTGAAGGAATTGAAAACACAACCGGAAAAGATATAGCTTCTTCGGTGATCAATTACGTAGCTAAAACCGTGGATGAAAGAAAGAAAAGTCCTTCGAAGCGCCGAAAGGTAAAAAGAAATGCCTGA
- a CDS encoding succinylglutamate desuccinylase/aspartoacylase family protein, translating to MPELITIDKQRFALGESGRVDLSIARLPTYTSIDLPVLIYRAPVDGPVLLLTGGLHGDEINGVEIVRRMINKDIVVPERGTVIAIPVVNVYGFIQSARGVPDGKDINRSFPGVKNGSLARLLAYTLMQDIIPHIDCGIDFHTGGASRSNYPQIRCSFNTKGAKELANAFAPPVILHSTLISKSFRAAAHKKGKPILVYEAGESLRYDLHGTEEAIKGTQRLMKHLGMTSAAPERSETVEYKKSTWIRAKNAGLFMPKISLGDKLKKRQVFGYIRDPYGEINTKVSATRDGQVIGLNNCPVVHKGDALIHYAYN from the coding sequence ATGCCTGAGCTCATTACCATAGACAAACAGCGGTTTGCTCTAGGTGAATCGGGCAGGGTAGATCTTAGTATTGCTCGTTTGCCAACATATACTTCAATAGATTTACCTGTGCTGATCTATCGTGCACCCGTTGATGGCCCCGTATTACTGCTAACAGGAGGATTGCACGGAGACGAGATTAATGGGGTAGAGATCGTTCGCAGAATGATCAATAAGGACATCGTGGTACCCGAAAGAGGTACCGTTATTGCAATCCCGGTAGTAAATGTATATGGTTTTATTCAAAGTGCACGGGGTGTTCCCGATGGTAAAGATATTAACCGAAGCTTCCCGGGAGTAAAAAACGGGTCACTTGCCCGGTTACTGGCATATACTTTGATGCAGGACATTATTCCTCATATAGATTGTGGGATAGATTTTCATACCGGTGGAGCCAGCAGATCTAATTATCCCCAAATCAGATGCTCCTTTAATACAAAGGGCGCCAAAGAATTAGCTAATGCTTTTGCGCCACCGGTTATATTACATTCAACCCTTATTTCAAAATCATTCCGAGCGGCAGCTCACAAAAAAGGTAAACCCATACTGGTTTATGAAGCAGGAGAATCCCTGCGCTATGACCTTCATGGTACTGAAGAAGCTATAAAGGGAACTCAAAGACTGATGAAACATCTGGGTATGACCTCCGCCGCACCTGAAAGATCCGAGACTGTAGAGTACAAAAAATCTACATGGATAAGGGCTAAAAATGCGGGACTCTTTATGCCAAAAATAAGCCTTGGAGACAAACTGAAGAAAAGACAGGTATTTGGCTATATTAGAGATCCCTACGGAGAAATTAACACCAAAGTAAGTGCCACCCGTGACGGGCAGGTCATAGGTTTAAATAATTGCCCGGTAGTTCATAAAGGTGATGCGCTTATTCATTATGCATATAATTAA
- a CDS encoding DUF952 domain-containing protein, protein MDIEILFTALLNENWKMYSDSGRYEPEELESEGAIICADGNNINEYLNSRFSDQNKILVLVLDPLRIQSPMKRVKTEGHDLVELTEAFSLDAIIDKITVGKDQDDQFKLSVRHFD, encoded by the coding sequence GTGGACATAGAAATACTATTTACGGCTCTTTTAAACGAAAACTGGAAGATGTACAGTGATTCAGGAAGATATGAACCAGAAGAGCTCGAATCGGAGGGAGCAATAATCTGTGCAGACGGTAATAATATAAATGAATATTTGAATAGCCGATTCTCAGATCAAAATAAAATACTTGTATTAGTACTGGATCCGCTCAGAATACAATCTCCAATGAAACGGGTCAAAACAGAAGGCCATGACCTGGTAGAGCTCACAGAAGCTTTTTCACTGGATGCCATTATTGATAAGATAACAGTAGGGAAAGATCAGGATGATCAATTTAAGCTTTCCGTAAGGCATTTTGACTGA
- a CDS encoding diacylglycerol kinase family protein — translation MTDEISSKYAFIVNPAAKSNRAVRQFEKLKPFILSEFPNAGIFLANNELTIEALCKEAINKYDHIIACGGDGTVHIIGGILYNTDTTLGILPIGSGNDIAFSLEYPKDPIQVLRSLKNYKSGNIDVMNVNGIPGFNTIGIGLDGYINLLANNKLTLFKKARYLVSGAVALTFYRKRNFSFFINEDRLNYRIKGWMLCAANGKREGGRYLISPLSVNDDGLIDFIFLKDINRLKLFKEFIKLSLGYTFDKNIIDHHTARTMTLENAQDYHIHIDGEQYVFNDELNISVDAGGLRVIRP, via the coding sequence TTGACTGACGAGATAAGTTCAAAATATGCCTTTATAGTTAATCCGGCGGCAAAAAGTAACCGGGCGGTCAGACAATTTGAGAAGCTAAAGCCATTTATCTTAAGTGAATTTCCCAATGCAGGGATATTTCTTGCAAATAATGAACTTACAATAGAAGCTCTTTGCAAGGAAGCGATAAATAAATATGATCATATTATAGCCTGTGGTGGTGACGGCACAGTGCATATAATCGGGGGAATACTGTATAACACGGATACGACATTAGGTATTTTACCCATAGGCAGTGGAAATGACATTGCTTTCAGCCTGGAATATCCAAAAGACCCTATACAGGTCTTAAGATCCCTTAAGAACTATAAATCCGGCAACATTGATGTAATGAACGTTAATGGCATACCTGGTTTCAATACCATAGGCATAGGTTTAGATGGTTATATTAATCTATTGGCTAACAACAAATTAACGTTATTTAAAAAAGCAAGATACCTGGTCAGTGGTGCGGTAGCTTTGACTTTTTATCGTAAAAGAAATTTTTCATTCTTTATTAATGAAGATCGCCTGAATTACCGGATAAAAGGATGGATGTTGTGTGCAGCTAATGGAAAAAGGGAAGGAGGCAGGTATCTGATCTCGCCATTAAGCGTTAATGATGATGGCCTGATCGATTTTATATTTTTAAAGGATATAAACAGACTAAAATTATTCAAGGAATTCATAAAACTGAGCCTGGGCTATACTTTTGACAAAAATATTATAGACCACCACACTGCACGAACAATGACCCTAGAAAATGCACAGGATTATCATATTCATATTGATGGTGAACAATATGTTTTTAATGATGAACTGAATATTTCAGTCGATGCAGGAGGCTTAAGGGTGATCAGACCCTGA
- a CDS encoding energy transducer TonB — MRLPVKRLQRNADLRSTYTIRLELGLILSLLIAISGFKANVQFSDDGEIVQTERQEEVYIEEIIQTKQELKAPPPPKPVIPVEVPNDEVIENELIDIDAELDLDAAIDLPAPPKLPDDVEKYEEEVFIVVEQAPELIGGLAHLQSLITYPEMALLAGIEGRVVVQFIVDKEGNVIDPVVIRGIGGGCDEEAINAVKQVKFKPGRQRGIPVRVRYSLPITFSLKNKK, encoded by the coding sequence ATGAGATTACCGGTGAAACGACTACAAAGAAATGCTGATCTGAGATCCACATACACTATCCGTCTTGAGCTGGGTCTGATTCTGTCACTTTTGATTGCAATAAGCGGTTTTAAAGCAAATGTACAATTCAGTGATGATGGTGAAATTGTTCAAACTGAAAGACAAGAAGAAGTATATATTGAAGAAATTATCCAGACTAAACAGGAATTAAAGGCACCACCACCGCCAAAACCTGTTATTCCGGTGGAAGTTCCCAACGATGAGGTCATTGAGAATGAATTAATTGATATCGACGCTGAACTGGACCTCGATGCAGCGATAGATCTGCCGGCACCTCCAAAACTTCCTGACGATGTTGAAAAATATGAAGAAGAAGTTTTTATCGTCGTGGAGCAGGCTCCTGAACTTATCGGTGGTTTGGCACACCTTCAATCCTTGATCACCTATCCGGAAATGGCTTTATTAGCCGGAATTGAAGGAAGAGTTGTTGTTCAGTTTATTGTGGACAAGGAAGGCAATGTCATTGATCCTGTGGTTATCCGGGGCATTGGGGGTGGTTGTGATGAAGAAGCTATTAATGCTGTAAAACAGGTTAAATTTAAGCCAGGAAGGCAAAGAGGGATTCCGGTCAGAGTTCGGTACAGCCTGCCAATTACCTTTTCTTTGAAGAATAAAAAATAA
- a CDS encoding response regulator: MEVLIVEDDKVLSLLLTKMVERMGFDVVRSVSKGVEAVSSAVELSPDLILMDIMLEDDLDGIDAMLQIRKKGLSIPVIFITGNSDPYNRERALETEFVDYLIKPVSYDELQASMNQVKD, from the coding sequence ATGGAAGTTCTAATTGTTGAAGACGATAAAGTATTGTCCCTGCTGTTGACAAAAATGGTTGAACGTATGGGATTTGATGTTGTTCGTTCAGTTTCTAAAGGAGTTGAAGCTGTCAGCAGCGCGGTTGAATTATCTCCTGACCTCATACTCATGGATATCATGCTCGAGGATGACCTGGATGGAATTGATGCTATGTTACAGATCAGAAAAAAAGGATTGTCAATACCTGTGATATTTATCACAGGTAATTCTGATCCTTATAACCGGGAACGTGCCTTAGAAACCGAATTTGTTGACTATCTGATTAAGCCGGTAAGTTATGATGAACTCCAGGCTTCAATGAATCAGGTCAAAGATTAA
- a CDS encoding redoxin domain-containing protein, with translation MKIKEGMKAPQFILQNTEGEKVSLNQVNQDKNIVLLFFPLAFSSTCIKELCDTRDNMKFYEALDAEVIGISIDSFFTLKEFKESQNLNFTLLSDFNKEVSKDYGCLYDDFYGMVGVSKRSAFVIDREGVIQYSEVLDDASKLPDFAAIQDILEELNN, from the coding sequence ATGAAAATTAAAGAAGGCATGAAAGCCCCTCAGTTTATTCTTCAAAATACAGAAGGGGAAAAGGTATCATTGAATCAAGTTAACCAGGATAAGAACATTGTCCTTTTGTTTTTCCCGTTGGCTTTTTCCAGTACCTGTATCAAAGAACTGTGCGATACCCGTGATAACATGAAATTTTACGAAGCTCTTGATGCAGAAGTAATCGGAATAAGTATAGACAGTTTCTTTACACTTAAAGAATTCAAAGAATCCCAGAACCTGAATTTTACATTGCTAAGTGATTTTAACAAAGAAGTAAGCAAAGATTACGGATGCCTGTATGATGACTTTTATGGAATGGTAGGAGTTTCCAAAAGGTCTGCTTTTGTCATAGACAGGGAAGGGGTTATTCAGTATTCAGAGGTACTGGATGATGCAAGTAAGTTACCTGATTTTGCAGCGATCCAAGATATACTGGAAGAACTGAATAATTAA
- a CDS encoding NADH-quinone oxidoreductase subunit I, which yields MAKNLEKPVVNALSENYKNERKLNFLEKLYLPEIFKGLWYSFKQMFKPKFTMNYPEEKWDPPAIFRGRPVLVEDHGKERCVACGLCARACPPLAISMQASETDDEKERYPDFFEINMLRCIYCGYCEEVCPEEAIVMSKDYDIVFESREDAIYDKPRLLVPKEDLSERLEYLRNYKNRQFGSFWDFQEENNIHSVRDRDRDWNTGLSLVDMVEQQKRNDSTPASKSWS from the coding sequence ATGGCTAAGAACCTCGAAAAACCGGTTGTTAACGCACTTAGCGAGAACTATAAGAATGAGAGAAAACTCAATTTCCTGGAGAAATTATATCTCCCTGAAATCTTCAAAGGGCTTTGGTATTCATTCAAGCAAATGTTCAAGCCTAAGTTCACTATGAATTATCCCGAGGAAAAATGGGATCCGCCTGCGATCTTCCGTGGAAGACCGGTGCTTGTAGAAGACCATGGAAAGGAGAGATGTGTCGCATGTGGGTTATGCGCAAGAGCATGCCCGCCACTTGCAATAAGTATGCAGGCTTCTGAAACTGATGATGAAAAAGAGCGTTATCCGGACTTCTTTGAGATCAATATGCTCAGATGCATTTATTGTGGTTATTGTGAGGAGGTTTGCCCTGAAGAAGCCATTGTCATGAGTAAAGATTATGACATAGTATTTGAGTCAAGAGAAGATGCTATTTATGATAAACCTCGTTTACTTGTCCCAAAAGAAGATCTTAGCGAGAGACTCGAATACCTGCGTAACTATAAGAATCGTCAGTTCGGTTCATTTTGGGATTTCCAGGAAGAAAACAATATTCACTCCGTAAGAGACAGAGATCGTGACTGGAATACCGGACTCTCCCTTGTAGATATGGTGGAACAACAAAAAAGAAACGATTCTACACCTGCATCAAAGAGCTGGTCATAA